Proteins encoded in a region of the Dasypus novemcinctus isolate mDasNov1 chromosome 24, mDasNov1.1.hap2, whole genome shotgun sequence genome:
- the LOC101417945 gene encoding protein FAM209: MRTLKWFLFLPLCLSCGCAFMFSSLREKPKEPQGKVPCGGHFRIRQNLPEHAQGWLGSKWLWLFFVIVLYVILKFRGDNEKSKDPNPTGLRRCSFRGQLKKNQNTSPGKDYAYAFNSLTQLEMDLVKFVSKVRHLKVAMATGSSLKLQNTEVPADPRDNVTIYEIWGEESE, from the exons ATGCGTACGCTGAAATGGTTCCTGTTCCTGCCTCTTTGCCTCTCCTGCGGCTGtgcttttatgttttcttctctgaGAGAAAAACCTAAAGAGCCCCAGGGCAAGGTGCCCTGTGGAGGGCACTTTCGGATTAGGCAGAATCTACCAGAGCATGCCCAAGGCTGGCTTGGGAGCAAATGGCTCTggctgttttttgttattgtgctGTATGTGATACTGAAGTTTCGAGGAGATAATGAGAAGAGTAAG GATCCGAATCCTACGGGCCTTCGTCGCTGTTCGTTCCGCGGTCAGctaaagaaaaaccaaaacacCTCCCCCGGCAAGGACTATGCCTACGCGTTCAACTCCTTAACCCAGCTCGAGATGGACCTTGTGAAATTCGTCTCTAAGGTGCGGCATCTTAAGGTTGCCATGGCAACTGGCAGTAGCCTCAAGCTTCAAAACACAGAGGTGCCCGCAGATCCACGCGATAATGTCACAATATATGAAATATGGGGAGAAGAGTCTGAGTGA